From one Haliotis asinina isolate JCU_RB_2024 unplaced genomic scaffold, JCU_Hal_asi_v2 scaffold_112, whole genome shotgun sequence genomic stretch:
- the LOC137271244 gene encoding histone H3, with product MARTKQTARKSTGGKAPRKQLATKAARKSAPATGGVKKPHRYRPGTVALREIRRYQKSTELLIRKLPFQRLVREIAQDFKTDLRFQSSAVMALQEASEAYLVGLFEDTNLCAIHAKRVTIMPKDIQLARRIRGERA from the coding sequence ATGGCACGTACTAAGCAGACAGCGCGTAAATCCACCGGAGGAAAAGCTCCCCGAAAACAGCTAGCCACCAAGGCTGCTCGCAAAAGCGCCCCGGCTACCGGAGGTGTAAAGAAACCTCACAGATACAGGCCCGGAACAGTCGCCCTTCGTGAGATCCGTCGTTACCAGAAGAGCACCGAGCTTTTGATCAGGAAGCTGCCATTCCAGCGTCTTGTCCGTGAAATTGCCCAAGACTTCAAGACTGATCTACGATTCCAGTCCTCGGCCGTCATGGCCCTTCAGGAGGCTTCCGAGGCTTACCTTGTCGGTCTGTTTGAGGACACCAACTTGTGCGCCATCCACGCCAAGCGTGTCACCATCATGCCGAAGGACATTCAGCTTGCCCGCCGTATCCGTGGGGAGCGAGCTTAA
- the LOC137271236 gene encoding histone H4: MSGRGKGGKGLGKGGAKRHRKVLRDNIQGITKPAIRRLARRGGVKRISGLIYEETRGVLKVFLENVIRDAVTYTEHAKRKTVTAMDVVYALKRQGRTLYGFGG; this comes from the coding sequence ATGTCAGGACGTGGTAAAGGAGGTAAAGGTCTTGGAAAAGGGGGCGCTAAGCGTCACAGGAAGGTTTTGCGTGATAACATCCAGGGTATCACCAAGCCCGCCATCCGTCGTTTGGCCAGAAGAGGTGGTGTCAAGCGTATCTCCGGTCTGATTTACGAAGAGACCCGTGGTGTCCTGAAAGTTTTCCTTGAAAATGTCATCCGTGATGCCGTCACCTACACAGAGCACGCCAAGAGGAAGACTGTCACTGCCATGGATGTCGTCTACGCCCTGAAACGCCAGGGACGTACCCTCTACGGATTCGGCGGTTGA
- the LOC137271257 gene encoding histone H2B, gonadal — MPPKVSSKGAKKAGKAKAARVGDKKKKRRRKESYSIYIYKVLKQVHPDTGISSKAMSIMNSFVNDIFERIAAEASRLAHYNKRSTITSREIQTAVRLLLPGELAKHAVSEGTKAVTKYTSSK; from the coding sequence ATGCCACCAAAGGTTAGTTCTAAAGGAGCTAAGAAAGCCGGAAAGGCAAAGGCCGCACGTGTCGGCGACAAGAaaaagaagaggaggaggaaggaAAGTTACAGCATCTACATCTACAAGGTGTTGAAACAGGTGCACCCTGACACTGGTATCAGCAGCAAAGCTATGTCCATCATGAACAGCTTTGTCAACGATATCTTCGAGAGAATCGCCGCCGAGGCATCCCGTCTCGCTCATTACAACAAGCGATCCACTATCACCTCTCGGGAGATCCAAACCGCTGTCCGTCTTCTCCTCCCCGGTGAACTGGCCAAGCACGCCGTCTCTGAGGGTACTAAGGCCGTCACCAAGTACACCAGCTCCAAGTAG
- the LOC137271250 gene encoding histone H2A: MSGRGKGGKVKGKSKSRSSRAGLQFPVGRIHRLLRKGNYAERVGAGAPVYLAAVLEYLAAEVLELAGNAARDNKKTRIIPRHLQLAIRNDEELNKLLSGVTIAQGGVLPNIQAVLLPKKTQKSAGK, translated from the coding sequence ATGTCAGGACGTGGTAAAGGCGGAAAAGTCAAGGGCAAATCCAAGTCCCGATCCTCCAGGGCCGGACTTCAGTTCCCCGTTGGACGTATCCATCGCCTCCTCCGTAAAGGAAACTATGCCGAACGCGTGGGTGCCGGAGCCCCAGTGTACCTGGCTGCCGTTTTGGAATACCTCGCCGCTGAGGTTCTTGAGTTGGCAGGTAACGCCGCAAGAGACAACAAGAAGACCAGAATCATCCCCAGACATCTGCAGCTGGCCATTAGGAACGACGAGGAGTTGAACAAACTTCTGTCCGGAGTAACCATCGCCCAAGGTGGTGTCCTCCCCAACATCCAGGCTGTCCTTCTCCCCAAGAAGACGCAAAAGTCTGCCGGAAAGTAA